In the Corythoichthys intestinalis isolate RoL2023-P3 chromosome 12, ASM3026506v1, whole genome shotgun sequence genome, one interval contains:
- the LOC130927376 gene encoding trace amine-associated receptor 13c-like, with protein sequence MESVNLSELCFPQLANLSCKKSSLSFSGGVFGTFVLPFISIITVLLNLIVIVAISHFRQLHTPTNLLLLSLAIADAIVGLLMIPAQIYSTASCWLLGDIVCVLFMLIMVLVTAASVGNVVLISADRYVAICDPLRYNVRITVKRIQLCVCLCWLSSLLCCCIIFNDNLTHPGKLNSCYGECVISVDIDSGIIDVILSFILPLSIIVTLYSRVFVVALSQARAVRFHVKRGTAQTGVKKSELKAARTLGVLVLVFLACFCPYFIDSFVNNSKKMSQHKIFVLHLFFFNSCVNPLLYAFFFPWFRRAVQLIVTLRILRPGSREVKVM encoded by the exons ATGGAGAGCGTGAACCTATCAGAGCTCTGCTTTCCACAACTAGCCAACCTGTCCTGCAAgaagtcctcattgagcttttcGGGGGGTGTTTTTGGGACTTTCGTGCTGCCCTTTATCAGCATCATCACTGTGCTGCTCAACCTGATCGTCATCGTAGCAATCTCCCATTTCAG GCAGCTCCACACTCCCAccaacctcctcctcctctcacTTGCCATCGCTGATGCCATTGTAGGTCTCCTGATGATACCGGCACAGATCTACAGTACCGCATCCTGCTGGTTGCTCGGTGATATTGTGTGTGTTCTGTTCATGCTAATAATGGTCTTAGTGACGGCTGCCTCAGTGGGAAACGTGGTGTTGATATCGGCCGATCGTTACGTGGCCATCTGTGATCCTTTGCGCTATAACGTAagaatcactgtgaaaagaattcAACTTTGTGTTTGTCTCTGTTGGTTGTCATCTCTTCTCTGCTGTTGCATCATTTTCAACGACAACCTGACGCATCCGGGAAAGCTCAACTCTTGCTATGGGGAGTGTGTTATAAGTGTTGACATTGACAGTGGGATTATTGATGTGATTTTGTCGTTCATCCTCCCTCTCAGCATCATCGTTACCTTATACTCGAGAGTGTTTGTGGTCGCTCTGTCTCAAGCACGAGCTGTGCGCTTCCATGTCAAACGTGGTACAGCACAGACGGGTGTGAAGAAATCCGAGTTAAAGGCAGCCAGGACTCTTGGGGTTCTCGTTCTCGTCTTCCTCGCGTGTTTCTGTCCATACTTTATTGATTCTTTCGTTAATAACAGCAAAAAAATGTCTCAGCACAAGATTTTtgttcttcatttattttttttcaactcgTGTGTGAACCCCTTGCTATACGCTTTTTTCTTCCCCTGGTTTAGAAGAGCTGTTCAACTTATTGTCACTCTGCGCATACTACGGCCTGGCTCCCGTGAGGTTAAAGTGATGTAA